The DNA segment TTGAATCACATGCCCTTGAGATCATTTCTTCTCCTATTACCAAATGTCCCCTGAACATTCCGTCATCCGTTTCTTCGATACTCGTTGAGATGGTATATTCTTCAATTTTTCCCACATCATGTAGAATTGCACCGGCAATGAGCAAATCACGATCTAGGGTTGGAAATAACCTTGATAGGAACTCGCAGAGCTGTGTTACGCGAAGCGTGTGCTCGAGCAGTCCGCCTATCCAAAATCCGTGAATAGACATCGATGCTGGTGAATGCTTAAATTTCTCAACAAACGATTCGTCGGAAAAGAAGTGAACAAGAAGCGATCGGAGGTGAACATTATCCACTTTTCTTATCATCGCATTTAGACTAGAAATCATCTGATCAAGATCTTTATCGCTAACTGCAACGAAATCTCGGACATTGTATTCTCCATCTGGGATCAAATTGATAGAATGTCCTTTATCAGCACTAACCCCAATTTCAAGAACGTTGTTGTACTCTGCAACTGTTCCCTTAATTCTAATTACATCGCCCTCTTTCAGACTCTCGTAAAGTCTTTGAACTGACTCTTCGTCCGCTCCTCCCCAGTACTTTGCATTAATCTGACCGGTCTTATCGCAAATGCGCAACTCAAACATATAACCACGCGCGTATTTTCGGGGTGGCTTTTTGTACTTTATAGAAAAAAGTTCGTCAATTTCTTCTCCAGCGACAAGATTCTTGATAAAGCGTTTCTTTGAAGAGGTAGAATTCATGATTCATCATCTCTCACGCGTCTAAAATCCTTTCGAAAAGATCTTTCTGCTTGTCCAGAGTTTCGCTTTGATAACTTTTTCAACAATTCTTTAGCCTCTATCCAGTTGGGAAACTTTCTCTCGAGCATTCTGAATTCGTTATCATGTCCCGATGTGAGATTGTGCTTGCCAAGCTCGAGATGTAAGAGCTCATGATACAACACATATGATGGCACTGTTACGGGAATTGCGTGCGAGTCAAGAGTCGAACTTATCGCTATCACCTTCATGATTAGGCTGCAGTACCCTACACGACTTCTGTTTCCATTGATGGTCCATGTAATAAATGCATTTGAAGAATCTTGGATGAGACCTTTAGATATCAGTTGGTCACGAATATCTTCAAGATTATATACCGAACCGCTCGGAGAAAGTTTCAGATTTTTGCTCCGTGACAGGTAAATTGGTCTATTCCTTTTTGCAAATTCTTCTGTAGTGATCCATTTCTTGAGAGCATCTCCATATAGGTTGGAGTCTCTACCATAGATGATCCTTCTCATTACTGCATGAATAAACTCAGTAAGGACCTCTTCATCTGCCCACTGCAAGTAGTCCGATATGCACAATTCAATCGCTGTTCCATTCCTTTTCCATTTAGCTTTTAGTTCTTTGAAAGGAGAAAACTCAGCATGGATCAGCTTTACCCCGTAATTCTCTGCAACTGATTCGGAAATAGATTTCAGCTTGCTATCATGTTCTTCATTCAACGATTTCCCTCCATGATTGGCAACAAGATAAGACCATCCGATTCTTCACCTAAACATTCAGTTCGCATTCCAATATAAATCCAGTGCGAATACACGCATACTGCACAAAGGAGTGCATCGATCATATCTCCCGCGGCCGCGAGATTCTGATCCGATAAAATAGATTCTTTCAGTCCTTTTGGTATTCTAATCGAATGTTCCCAGCTTATTATACCATCTAATACTTCCAAAATGCCCTTGCGACGTACTTCCTTCCGGCCTTTTTTGTATCGAGGGACGTTGCCGTTTGTAATTGCGTAAAGAATCCCATATGGGTATACTTCAAAAATCGCCTTTCCTTTTGGATGATGACAATTTCTTAATTCAAAACCAAGTAAGTTCAATTTCGCAACGAGCCGCTCACCACGGCATCCTCCGAATCGCTTGATTGAAAATTGACGATTTGTTGGAAGTAGACGAATACCTCTTGAAAAGAGGATTCTTTCACATTTTCGTAGTCGCCCCTCATCAGGCATCATCAATGGGGCGTCAATTCCAACCCAAGCATCCTCGTTCAAAATCAGCCTTTCAAGAATATCCTCGTCCGTTGTCAGCAATTCGATATCTTCAACTTCCCCATTCAAATTCATCATGCAAACAGCCGTTCCATTGGTTCGAGGAGGATTCATCTTCCACCCTAAATCGATGCCGATAAACTTCATTGCAATACCTATATCGGACCAGCTATACCATTAATGTAATTTTCTCCCTGTTTTCGCATACCATTAAAGCCTTTAATCTGGCGAGAAAAGCAAAGTGTATTCTAAAAAACCGTATAAGTATGGCCATGGGATTAATGACTACTTATTTTTACATCCCTGAACATTTCTCAATAAAACATTTTAATTTCCCTGATCCTGGTCTTGCAGACAGTATCTATATTTGCATGCTTAAGTATTGGTTAAATCGGCAAAATTTGCGAGACTGTATTATGAGAAATCCCTCAATTTTCCGAATCAAAAAACATTCCCAATAAGCTACAACAGAGATCTCATGAAAAATTATCTCCAGGAAATTGCAGATTCCAGATAATATAGTCCTTCAGATATCTTCATTATCGGTAGCACTAGACTTCAATTGATCGGAGTCGATCCTGTCAGAAACTTGTCCACCGATCCCAGGTTCCTGCTTCCTCGCAACACGCTCGTATATGATCGCAGGACATTTGACATTTTGCACAATCTTGTCATGTGTAGGACCAAAGATGAACTTCTTCCACCGTTTGCCAGCAGTAACCCCTATTACTAGAAGATCATAATCCATCGATTCAGCTACGACGCCCCCAACAATGGTCTCGGGTCTGATTTCTTTAGTGATCACGGGAACACCAGCACGTTCCACAATCTTCATCAGTCG comes from the Methanomassiliicoccales archaeon genome and includes:
- a CDS encoding HD domain-containing protein — protein: MNSTSSKKRFIKNLVAGEEIDELFSIKYKKPPRKYARGYMFELRICDKTGQINAKYWGGADEESVQRLYESLKEGDVIRIKGTVAEYNNVLEIGVSADKGHSINLIPDGEYNVRDFVAVSDKDLDQMISSLNAMIRKVDNVHLRSLLVHFFSDESFVEKFKHSPASMSIHGFWIGGLLEHTLRVTQLCEFLSRLFPTLDRDLLIAGAILHDVGKIEEYTISTSIEETDDGMFRGHLVIGEEMISRACDSITEFPRSLKLKICHIILSHHGKPEFGSPKIPVFPEAVAVSLADDVECKIEQYLRAREEASTDNDWFWSKRLGSVYLR
- a CDS encoding DUF429 domain-containing protein — protein: MKFIGIDLGWKMNPPRTNGTAVCMMNLNGEVEDIELLTTDEDILERLILNEDAWVGIDAPLMMPDEGRLRKCERILFSRGIRLLPTNRQFSIKRFGGCRGERLVAKLNLLGFELRNCHHPKGKAIFEVYPYGILYAITNGNVPRYKKGRKEVRRKGILEVLDGIISWEHSIRIPKGLKESILSDQNLAAAGDMIDALLCAVCVYSHWIYIGMRTECLGEESDGLILLPIMEGNR